The nucleotide sequence TCACGAGATCGGCAAGTCTAATGCTGACCTCCGTAAGAACCGAGATGCCCGGAGCGCAGTCGATTAGGATGAAATCAAAGGCTTTCTTTTGCTTTAGCAGCTGGGCGTTCACGACACCTGAGAGGCCTCTGACGATCTCTGACCAACTCATTCTACGCTGCGTCAGGTCGTGAATGATCCGTTGTTCAAAATGCCTGAGATTCGGACTAGATGGCAGCAGCGAGATTGGGAGCTGCTGATTGAGGTGCGTGACGTTACTCACGTTGTTGCGAATACATTCGTTGAATGCCAGTTTTTTGTCGCCAAGTAGGTTGTTTTCGAGGAACCCTTCGATGGTTGCCTTTCGCGCGATCAAGGTGGCCAGCAAGGAATCACCAGCGAGGCATATCGATGCGTTCGCCTGGGGATCGAGGTCGATGACGAGAGTCCGATTTCCGGAGGCAGCCAGGGCTTCAGCTAGGGATACGACTGTTGTCGTTTTTCCAACGCCACCTTTCATATTGGCTACGGCGATGACTCTCGCGTTCATGCTTAGGGAGCCTCAAGTGCAGTCCGCAGTAGTTTCACCTCGCGAAGATCCAATCGCTGCTCAAGGAAGCCGTCGACCGCGGCCTGAGGCGTCGACTTTCGTACCGGATCGAGAATGGTTTCGAATTTCTCGTCGTCTTTAGGGTCGTGAATTCGGATCAGCCCGACGCCATGCTGGCTGCACTGCGCGGTGATCTCCTGCAACCGGGCTTGAGCCGCGGAGTCTCTGGGCAAGTGCCAAACAAGATAGCCAAAATGGGTGAACCGTGTCTGAGCTAGGGCTTCGTAGACGGCAAGATCGGTTGCTCCAAACTCTGCCTTGAGTTCAAACGAATAAACGTCGAGCTGGGCGCCCGGCATGATACGAAACCTCATAGCCGTTGCGAGAATGAAGTCAGGCCGTGCCCAGCGGCCTAGTGGCGGGCCGATCCG is from Bradyrhizobium sp. ORS 285 and encodes:
- a CDS encoding ParA family protein — protein: MNARVIAVANMKGGVGKTTTVVSLAEALAASGNRTLVIDLDPQANASICLAGDSLLATLIARKATIEGFLENNLLGDKKLAFNECIRNNVSNVTHLNQQLPISLLPSSPNLRHFEQRIIHDLTQRRMSWSEIVRGLSGVVNAQLLKQKKAFDFILIDCAPGISVLTEVSIRLADLVIVPTIADFLSTFGLQTFCAALSDRGLEGARRTPRKPHVLITRRRQVKIHAQTAELLRNEATATKPAFHVFETEIPEAVSIANALSQIDRFPSFTQKWGSALAPLLSDLVREIGDALDANRA